A stretch of DNA from Mus musculus strain C57BL/6J chromosome 6, GRCm38.p6 C57BL/6J:
TGTGCATTCAGATCTTTAGAGTCAGCTTGCCTTGACATGGCTGGCCAGGGAGACACTGAAGTGAGGATCATTCTGGTAGGGAAGACTGGAAATGGGAAGAGTGCTACAGCCAACACCATCCTCGGGAGACGTCAATTTGATTCTAAGATTTGTGCCAATGCTGTTACCAAGACCTGCCAGAGAGCATACAGGGAGTGGAAGGGGAAAAACCTTGTTGTAGTCGACACTCCTGGGCTCTTTGACACCAAGGAGACCATGAAAACCACATGTTTCGAGATCAGCCGCTGCGTTCTCTACTCCTGCCCTGGGCCTCACGCCATTATTCTGGTTTTGCGACTGGACCGTTACACTGAAGAAGAGCAGAAAACGGTCGCTCTGATCAAGGGTCTTTTTGGGGAGGCAGCCCTGAagtacatgatcatcttgtttaCTCACAAAGAAGACCTTGAGGATCAGAGCCTTGATAATTTTGTAAGTGATGCGGGTGAAAAGCTCAATAATATTATCTCCCAGTGTGGGAAGCGTTACTTGGCCTTTAATAACAAAGCAGCTCTGGATGAGCAAGAAAATCAAGTGCAGCAGCTGATAGAACTGACAGAGAAAATGGTGGCCCAAAATGGCGGATCCTACTTTTCTGACAAGATATATAAGGACATAGATAGCAGGCTGAACCATTGTCTAGAGGAACTGAAGGAGACTTATGCTCAGCAACTCACTAGTGAAATCGAAAGAATAGAAAAGGAATATGCTGCTAAATTAGAAAAAGGAAAGGCGGCACAAATTGTTTTTGCACAGAGAAATCAtgatgaaaaattaagaaatttgaaggaaaaggctgaagagactgtatttatgtatattttccaaaagataaaagaaattctTTCAAAACTTTGGGACGAGTTGtggtaaattttatttatttatttttattaacgaCATTtgtttttgacaatttcatacaagcacacatataatGTGTTCTGAATATATTAATGACTTGCTTGGTGCTgggagccatggcctcagccatTGCCTTGTGGAcattttctagcttacataaacaatcctgacAGAACATTCGTGGTCATAACAGGAAGAATGTGGGtaaagaggacactgtgaccGTTGTTTCCAGAACCTCaagattgccacctgaccttcagagCGATCCCAGACTCTTCCCCCATCCCCTGAagcctcctcttgcttatgcTCATATTGCTACTCCTGAATAAAGgttttcagagcttgatcagtatgattgacttcttgtccctcccactctctcactaCCTTTTCCTGGGTCCTCGCTGATGATCCCtgtaggtgggggggggggggcagcttggTGTGTTGGCATTGTAGTTTATAGAGTTTGGTTAAGACTAATGATGtcttttcttccccagcagtCTACATAGCAACTTCCAGCAACATGAAAAGGGAGGAAGCTTCCAGCCCAGTTCCCGCCTGATTTCTTCATATAGTACAGTGTGTAGAGTGTTTAGCAATAGGGTGGGTATAGCAAGTTCTGGTGGGTTCTTTATAATTTGACATGATTTATTAATGTAGTATATTGTATTTTCTGAAGATGGTTACGGTGACATGTTACATTCCCTGACTGATTGAAGCATAATTGATAAATAAAATTGCTTGCTTCTCATGTGGACATtgtggcatatatgtgtgtgcctgtatacatgtatatgtatgtaagtatgtgtaaATAATTAAACCAAGGTAATTAATAGTCATGAGCCCCATGCCCAACtgactttgaaattttaatttttgaagttaAACTAATTTCTTCCTTACATTTCCTCCCTTTAACCCCTCTCATGTTCCTCCTTGCTCCCTTTCAAATGAATAGCTCTCTTCTCTTTGTTATttttacacatgtatgcatacataaacatataaatacaagTTGCTCAGCCTCTTTAGTGGCTATGTATGTACAGATTTCTgcgctgaccacttggtattgggtAATCAGTCAGGGGAGCCACCCCTAAGGACATCCTGCAGCTCCTGCTGCTGCACGTGTCTGTGGCTCCTTTTTGGGGCTAAGACCTCCTGAGCTTTCCCCTTCCGTGGTAGCATGTCTATTGCTGTTGAACTTGTAGAGGTCTTGTTTTGGCATCCACATATTGTTGATGCATCATGGGTGAAGTTTTGGGATCATTTCTAGGAGAAAGGATCTCAGTCACTGCAGATTTCCTGGTTCTGAGATGGTCCCCGGGCCTTAGGTGCGGAGTTTTGTTATAGATGCGTCTGCCGAGTGTGGCTGGGCACCCCCGAGCCCCACTTGAGCTTTTTGGATTGTATATGAACATGAGATGGGAAATGTTTGCCCCCTTTAGCACAGTGTCCTCCAGATTCACCCATGTTACTGCAAACGACAGTTTCTGTGGTTAGTTTTTCTCACCTTTGTCTCAGGAGGTGACAGTTTCCTTCAGGGTCACGTTTCCTTGTCCTCTTCACCTCTTGTCTCTCTTATGCTGTCATCTTCCTTCAGATGTCAGTTCTGCCTGGTTACCTTTCATTTCAGAAGAaattacaggggctggagagatgatgcagCAGATAAGACTgtgtactgctcttacagaggatccaacTTCTGTTTCCAGCTCCCAGAGGGgctgctcacaactacctgttgctccagctccaggggatccaatacctttGCCTTCCTCTGGTACTTGCACTCACAGCCCACATAGCCATGgccaggcaacacacacacacacacacacacacacacacacacacacttaatttaaatataaactaaGTAAGTCATTAGGAAGGCAGGCTGGAAGCTCTGTAGTAGATCTCCAAGTTCCACTATAGGTGGGTGAGCAGTCTGTGTGGAATGAGCCGTAAGTGCTGGGATGTGCAAGGCTTTTGTGACATCCTAAGGCATTTTCTCTTCTTAAGAGAAGATGAAATGCAGCATTCTGAATTGAGGAGACTATCAGGCCTACCGTTTCCACTAACCCCAAGTTCATCCTGTAGTAAGCCCAGTTCTTCATAGCTGGTACTTCTGAACTTGAAGCACCTATTGTGCTTCAGTCTCAGTCACTACCAATCTCCAGCCTTTCTGGGCGTGTGTTGGATGTTGATAATgctgaagatttcacttttaTGCCCTCGGAAGACTCTGATCACGTTAGTAGGTGTGCTGACCACAAGACTGCCTGTGGTACTCAACAGGTGCTACACCACAGTGGTGCCTGGAGTTGACTTTACGTAAGCCAGCTTATCTTGACTTTGAAATCTCTCATCTGttattaaatggaaataaaacatgGCAGAACAAAATGCACAGAATGCTTTTACAATTACACAGACCCATTCATGGTCATACCTGTACCCtcaatgatattttaaataactactgcttcaaaataactaataataaaaatatatttgtgttttgtttttattaataactTTTGCTTGTTGGCAAGTCCATGCATATGATATACTCTggtccttcttcccctccttcttcttttccttcccaccccctccacccccctctTTCCTAAAATCTTTTCCCTAAATTATGACTTTTTCTTTTGCCTTATATATCACAGAATTGAATAGGGCTATTCATGTGATCATGAGTTTGGGGATATACATTAAAGCCTGGCTTTA
This window harbors:
- the Gimap9 gene encoding GTPase IMAP family member 9; this encodes MAGQGDTEVRIILVGKTGNGKSATANTILGRRQFDSKICANAVTKTCQRAYREWKGKNLVVVDTPGLFDTKETMKTTCFEISRCVLYSCPGPHAIILVLRLDRYTEEEQKTVALIKGLFGEAALKYMIILFTHKEDLEDQSLDNFVSDAGEKLNNIISQCGKRYLAFNNKAALDEQENQVQQLIELTEKMVAQNGGSYFSDKIYKDIDSRLNHCLEELKETYAQQLTSEIERIEKEYAAKLEKGKAAQIVFAQRNHDEKLRNLKEKAEETVFMYIFQKIKEILSKLWDELW